The genomic window ACCCGTAGGCAGGCTCCTTATAAGGAATATAGCTATGGTTTTTGATATCCACCTGAGGTCAAAGAAGGAGTTGAGGTTCTCCAGAACTATATAATGCTCATGGAGGATCTATGGGAGGTAAATGGATACTCTGATTGAAACCAGAAACCTCACAAAAACTTACAGGTTAAAAAGGGGATTGTTCGGAAAAGAGGACATATACGCCCTTAAGGATGTTTCCCTCTCAGTGAGAAGGTCTGAGATCTTGGGCGTGGTTGGCGAATCGGGTTCTGGCAAGAGTACACTTGGCAAGCTCATACTCCGACTTGAAAAACCCTCCTCCGGTGAAGTTGTCTTCATGGGTAAGGACGCTTTTAAAATAGGAAAGGAGTATACAAAGGAGGTTTCGGTAGTTTTTCAAGACCCCAGAAGTTCCCTAAACCCTAGAATGAGGGTGAAGGAAATCATAGAAGAGCCATTGATAGTTCATGGCGTAAAAAATAGAAAGGATATACTTGAAGAGGTACTTCAGAAGGTTCAACTCCCCCTGGAGTTCCTTAACAGAAAGCCAGATGACCTATCGGGAGGACAGAGGCAAAGGGTTGCTATTGCAAGAGCCATCGCTTTGAAACCCAAATTGATAGTTGCAGATGAGCCCACAGCATCCCTTGACATGTCCGTTCAGCAAGAGATACTTAAGCTTTTTGAGAACTTGAAACACCAAGGTATAGCTTTCCTGTTCATAACCCACGATATCAGGGTTATAGACAAAATTGCTGACAGGGTAGCGGTAATATACGGAGGCATGCTTATGGAGTTAGGACACAAAGAAGAAATTCTGAGTAACCCTCTACATCCATACACAAGATTCCTTTTGAGCAACGTTCCTGTAAAACACCCAAAATTCCGGAGAGAAGAGGACTTTAAAGAGGTTGAATACACAGTTCCTCAAGAGGGATGCCCCTTTGCACCCAGATGTCCTGATTACATGCAAGAATGCTCTAAAAGCGTTAGGAGGTCAGAGTTTAATGGAAGGCTCGTTAGCTGCAATTTATACTGACATTCTAGTCTTCGTACTTCTTCTATTCGCTTCAGGGTTCTTCGCCTCTTCAGAGGTTGTATTCTTCAGCGTCAGCAAGCCCTTCCTAATGAAATACTCTAAGAGCAGACTGTATCGCCTGCTCATGGAACTCCTATCTAAACCAAAAGAAGTTCTTATATCCATCCTTATAGGAAATGAGCTTGTTAACGTCCTCATATCCTCTTATGGAGCAAAGCTGTTTACCGAGAATTTAGGAAAGGAAGGTGCCCTCTTGTCAGCAGTTTTGATGTCCTTCTTGATATTTATTTTCGGGGAAACCTTGCCGAAAAATGCGGTTCTTCCCGTAGCCGACAGACTTTCCTTAATATACACGCCCGTGTTTTACCTCTTCCACACGATCATATTCCCTATTAGGCTCATCTTCCTGCTTCCCGTACAGAACCTCTTGAAGAAGCTCGGTGTTGATAGCAAGGAGGAAGTGTTTGAGCTCTCTGAAGAAAAGCTCCTGGGCATAATTGAGATGGGTATAGATGCCGGGGAGTTCTCAGAAGACGAAAGGATAATGATAAAGAAGGTCTTTGAAATGGATGAAGTTCTCGTCAGGGAAATAATGACCCCAAGACCTGACATATTCGCCCTGCCAGAAAACCTTAAGGTTGGAGAAGTTATAGAGGAGGTCAGAGGCAAAGGGCACAGCAGGATACCTGTCTATAAGGAAAAGCTTGACGATGTGACTGGAGTAGTTCACGTTAAGGACCTGCTACCTGTAAACAGGAACAAGGATAGAGTCTTAGGAGAGTTTAAAAGAGAAGTTCTTTTCGTGCCTGAAGTTATGAGCGTTGAGAGCCTCCTTCAGGAGTTAAGGAAAGCCAAAACTCAAATGGCTATTGTGGTTGATGAGCACGGTGCAGTTTCTGGCTTGGTAACCATGTATGACGTGCTTAGATGGCTTTTGGGAGACGTACCTGAAGAATGGGAGGAAGAAAAGGAGATAGAGAAACTCTCCTACGATATGTTCAGGATAGAGGGTTCTGCCGACATAGAGGAGGTTGCTGAAGCTCTTGGTTTTGAGCTCCCTGAGGAGTATGACTACGATACGGTGAGCGGTTTTGTCATGGCAAATCTAAACAAGGTACCTGAGAAGGGGGATGAGTTTGAATACGATGGTTTCAAGTTCATAGTGGGAGAAGTAGAAAAGAATAGGGTCAAGGAGGTAATAGTAAAGGTCCTGAAAAGGGCTGAGGAAAAAACCTAACCCCATATAGACTTAGAAAAAAGTTCGTAAGTTACAAATATACTTCTCAAAATGAGCCTACCTAATCTAAGAAAGGAGGCTATTATCAATGAAAGTTATGAAAGAGGGGGTAAAGGATTTTGTTCATCTCCACCTTCATACCCAGTTCTCGCTCCTGGATGGAGCTATTAAGATAGGAGACCTGGTAAGGAAGGCGAAGGAGTTCGGGTACAAAGCTGTAGGGGTGTCTGACCACGGAAACCTCTTCGGTTCCTACCAGTTTTATAAAGCCTTGAAGTCGGAGGGGATAAAACCTATAATCGGCATGGAGGCTTACTTCACCACCGGTTCAAGGTTTGACAGGAAGAGCAAAGGCAGCGAGGAC from Hydrogenivirga caldilitoris includes these protein-coding regions:
- a CDS encoding oligopeptide/dipeptide ABC transporter ATP-binding protein, with translation MDTLIETRNLTKTYRLKRGLFGKEDIYALKDVSLSVRRSEILGVVGESGSGKSTLGKLILRLEKPSSGEVVFMGKDAFKIGKEYTKEVSVVFQDPRSSLNPRMRVKEIIEEPLIVHGVKNRKDILEEVLQKVQLPLEFLNRKPDDLSGGQRQRVAIARAIALKPKLIVADEPTASLDMSVQQEILKLFENLKHQGIAFLFITHDIRVIDKIADRVAVIYGGMLMELGHKEEILSNPLHPYTRFLLSNVPVKHPKFRREEDFKEVEYTVPQEGCPFAPRCPDYMQECSKSVRRSEFNGRLVSCNLY
- a CDS encoding hemolysin family protein — translated: MEGSLAAIYTDILVFVLLLFASGFFASSEVVFFSVSKPFLMKYSKSRLYRLLMELLSKPKEVLISILIGNELVNVLISSYGAKLFTENLGKEGALLSAVLMSFLIFIFGETLPKNAVLPVADRLSLIYTPVFYLFHTIIFPIRLIFLLPVQNLLKKLGVDSKEEVFELSEEKLLGIIEMGIDAGEFSEDERIMIKKVFEMDEVLVREIMTPRPDIFALPENLKVGEVIEEVRGKGHSRIPVYKEKLDDVTGVVHVKDLLPVNRNKDRVLGEFKREVLFVPEVMSVESLLQELRKAKTQMAIVVDEHGAVSGLVTMYDVLRWLLGDVPEEWEEEKEIEKLSYDMFRIEGSADIEEVAEALGFELPEEYDYDTVSGFVMANLNKVPEKGDEFEYDGFKFIVGEVEKNRVKEVIVKVLKRAEEKT